A part of Desulfovibrio sp. Huiquan2017 genomic DNA contains:
- a CDS encoding secondary thiamine-phosphate synthase enzyme YjbQ, with translation MHILEVDTHDREELLDITPAVRRMLRENAWTDGALLLYCPHTTGAVTVNEGADPDVVRDILVNMDKLVPRNGDYRHAEGNSDAHIKSSLFGCDQLVIVEDGDIRLGTWQKIYFCEFDGPRSRKLWVQWLGV, from the coding sequence ATGCACATTCTGGAAGTGGACACGCACGACCGCGAGGAGCTCCTGGACATCACCCCGGCCGTGCGCCGGATGCTCCGTGAAAACGCCTGGACGGACGGGGCCCTGCTCCTCTACTGCCCGCATACCACGGGCGCCGTGACGGTCAATGAGGGGGCGGATCCGGACGTGGTCCGCGACATCCTGGTGAACATGGACAAGCTTGTGCCCCGCAACGGCGACTACCGTCATGCCGAAGGCAACTCGGATGCGCACATCAAGTCCTCGCTGTTCGGCTGCGACCAGCTTGTCATCGTGGAGGACGGCGACATCCGGCTCGGGACCTGGCAGAAGATCTATTTCTGCGAATTCGACGGCCCGAGGTCCCGCAAGCTGTGGGTCCAGTGGCTGGGCGTCTGA
- a CDS encoding YegP family protein — MAGKFERKQAKDGQWMFNLKAGNGQVILTSELYTTKAACDNGIASVRTNSPLDERYERKESKSAQPYFVLKAANHQIIGVSEMYSSKSAMENGIESVKINGQTSDIVDV; from the coding sequence ATGGCAGGCAAGTTCGAACGAAAACAGGCAAAGGACGGGCAGTGGATGTTCAACCTCAAAGCGGGCAACGGACAGGTCATTCTGACCAGCGAACTCTACACCACCAAGGCGGCCTGCGACAACGGCATCGCCAGCGTGCGGACGAACAGCCCCCTGGACGAACGCTACGAGCGCAAGGAGTCGAAGAGCGCTCAACCCTACTTCGTGCTCAAGGCCGCCAACCATCAGATTATCGGCGTGAGCGAGATGTATTCTTCCAAATCGGCCATGGAAAACGGCATAGAATCGGTCAAGATCAACGGCCAGACCTCGGACATCGTGGACGTTTAA
- a CDS encoding FapA family protein produces MADEKALRNNPDAKFRFCLSEDGMKLGVNRYFPPNGGKEPSVSLLKAQVAGCGVRLPVDEDAAKRIVDAIIEGREFRGITLVRGIPPQEPREAVLKPLGDLEYPVFPDDRFLRFRPPAKAAMGETIDGRALEPKGTLTPKPVKIEMGENVAWDTAAEAYYSQVWGMARIQDNQISVAPVAHITDDEVEVVGTIFHKDFRGAPITPERIEKELRDMGVLIPVDLEALLSKLRQAEDMNMSLPNQILVKGAHPVPGRDGWLESLVATRDETGTEDATGRLDFRDRGFYPMVVTGQIIARLHPPTAGEGGIDIYGKTIPASAGRELKIQLGENVLLQNDATYASKAQGVAVMERNTLSVTECLTVRGNVDLNSGNVKVEHGSIKIQGSIQAGFSVSAPVHVLVDDSIESATVYAGGLVEVRGGILMPDGGEIVSDGRVIANYAVGARIRARHDVIIANEIQNSVIRTGGRLEALSGKGTVQGGVILARKGIEVNELGSELGVTTTVGIIVEEAEDEKLREERARVVKAIRKIEATLGTEPPETLLARTPKAKRPALVEVIKHHQALAKRREALSGRIHRLQLRHQEEMQGVTVKVKKFVHPGTVITFGKTRKKIEKRLEASTFYWDAEKRDIVCR; encoded by the coding sequence ATGGCGGATGAAAAGGCTCTACGAAACAACCCCGACGCGAAATTCCGCTTCTGCCTATCCGAGGACGGCATGAAGCTCGGCGTCAACCGGTACTTCCCCCCAAACGGCGGCAAGGAGCCGAGCGTTTCCCTGCTCAAGGCCCAGGTGGCGGGCTGCGGAGTCCGCCTTCCCGTGGACGAGGACGCCGCGAAACGCATTGTCGACGCCATCATCGAGGGACGCGAGTTCCGGGGCATCACCCTGGTCCGGGGCATCCCGCCGCAGGAGCCGAGGGAAGCCGTCCTGAAGCCCCTGGGCGACCTGGAATACCCGGTCTTCCCGGACGACCGCTTCCTGCGCTTCCGCCCGCCGGCCAAGGCGGCCATGGGCGAAACCATCGACGGACGCGCGCTCGAGCCCAAGGGAACCCTCACCCCCAAGCCCGTCAAGATCGAGATGGGCGAAAACGTGGCCTGGGACACGGCCGCCGAGGCCTACTACTCTCAGGTCTGGGGCATGGCCCGGATTCAGGACAACCAAATCTCCGTGGCCCCCGTGGCCCATATCACTGACGATGAGGTCGAAGTCGTCGGGACCATCTTCCACAAGGATTTCCGGGGAGCCCCCATCACCCCCGAACGCATCGAAAAAGAATTGCGCGACATGGGCGTACTCATCCCCGTGGACCTGGAAGCGCTGCTGTCCAAACTCCGGCAGGCCGAGGACATGAACATGTCCCTGCCCAACCAGATCCTGGTCAAGGGCGCGCACCCCGTTCCAGGCCGCGACGGCTGGCTGGAATCCCTGGTGGCCACCCGCGACGAGACCGGCACCGAGGACGCCACGGGTCGGCTCGACTTTCGCGACCGGGGGTTCTACCCCATGGTCGTCACCGGACAGATCATCGCCAGACTGCACCCACCCACTGCGGGCGAAGGCGGCATCGACATCTACGGCAAGACCATCCCGGCCAGCGCGGGCAGGGAGCTCAAGATCCAATTGGGCGAAAACGTCCTGTTGCAGAACGACGCAACCTATGCCTCCAAAGCCCAGGGCGTGGCGGTCATGGAGCGGAATACCCTGTCCGTGACCGAATGCCTGACGGTCCGGGGCAACGTGGATCTGAACTCCGGGAACGTCAAGGTGGAGCATGGTTCGATCAAGATCCAAGGGTCGATCCAGGCGGGCTTCTCGGTGTCGGCTCCCGTGCACGTCCTGGTCGATGACTCCATCGAAAGCGCTACCGTATACGCGGGTGGCCTGGTGGAGGTCAGGGGCGGCATCCTCATGCCCGATGGCGGCGAGATCGTCAGCGACGGCCGGGTCATCGCCAACTACGCCGTAGGTGCGCGCATCCGGGCTAGGCACGATGTGATCATCGCCAACGAAATCCAGAATTCGGTCATCCGCACGGGCGGCAGGCTGGAGGCCCTGTCCGGCAAGGGCACGGTCCAGGGCGGCGTGATCCTGGCCCGCAAGGGCATCGAGGTCAACGAACTCGGCTCCGAACTGGGCGTGACCACCACGGTGGGGATCATCGTCGAGGAGGCCGAAGACGAAAAGCTGCGCGAGGAACGCGCCCGAGTGGTCAAGGCCATCAGAAAGATCGAGGCCACCCTGGGCACCGAGCCGCCGGAGACGCTCCTGGCCCGCACGCCCAAGGCCAAACGCCCGGCCCTTGTCGAGGTTATCAAACACCACCAGGCCCTCGCCAAACGGCGCGAAGCCCTCAGCGGCAGGATCCACCGCTTGCAGTTGCGCCACCAGGAGGAGATGCAGGGCGTGACCGTAAAGGTGAAAAAGTTCGTCCACCCCGGCACGGTGATCACATTCGGCAAGACCAGAAAAAAGATCGAGAAACGGCTCGAAGCCTCGACCTTCTATTGGGACGCGGAAAAGCGCGACATCGTCTGCCGCTAG
- the cobA gene encoding uroporphyrinogen-III C-methyltransferase — MANVFLVGAGPGDPGMLTLRAKEIIESCDVMIYDYLANAEFLKWCKPDCEVLYVGKKGGEHTLPQDKINDLIVEKARSGKIICRLKGGDPYVFGRGGEEGEELVEAGIDFEVVPGITAGVAAAAYAGIPVTHRDFTTSVCFITGHEDPTKSESGHNWAVYGQSTSTLVFYMGVGNLPMIAKNLMDNGRAADTPVALVRWGTRCNQTSFVSTLDRVAADAQARNWKAPSIIIVGGVCSLHDKLGWFEKKPLLGQGVIVTRAREQASGLVGVLRGHGACVREFPTISVEPLDDYAEVETAILQLARYQWVIFTSVNGVKYFWRQLRAIGLDARIFGGMQIAAIGPATADELRARGIEPDFIPEKYVAEHVVKGLLERGVQGSDVLIPRAKEAREVLPRELKAAGCNVTVLPVYETRLGQASGDEIMEALGAGDIRYVTFTSSSTVENFFELVPADAFKAYPDVRIASIGPITSDTVRRFGLTPAIEPEDYTIPGLVDALLKDAGGR; from the coding sequence ATGGCAAACGTATTCCTCGTCGGCGCGGGCCCCGGTGATCCGGGCATGCTCACATTGCGGGCCAAGGAGATCATCGAGTCGTGCGACGTGATGATCTACGACTATCTGGCCAACGCTGAATTCTTGAAGTGGTGCAAGCCCGATTGCGAAGTCCTGTACGTGGGCAAGAAGGGCGGCGAGCACACCCTGCCCCAGGACAAGATCAACGATCTGATCGTGGAGAAGGCCCGGTCCGGCAAGATCATCTGTCGGCTCAAGGGCGGCGACCCCTACGTTTTCGGGCGCGGCGGCGAAGAGGGCGAGGAGCTTGTGGAAGCGGGTATCGACTTCGAGGTCGTGCCCGGCATCACCGCGGGCGTGGCCGCGGCCGCTTACGCGGGCATCCCGGTGACCCATCGCGACTTCACCACTTCGGTCTGCTTCATCACCGGCCACGAGGACCCGACGAAAAGCGAATCGGGCCACAACTGGGCCGTGTACGGGCAGTCCACCTCCACGCTCGTCTTCTACATGGGCGTGGGCAACCTGCCCATGATCGCCAAGAATCTCATGGACAACGGCCGGGCGGCCGACACCCCGGTGGCGCTGGTCCGCTGGGGTACGCGCTGCAACCAGACCTCGTTCGTGTCCACCCTGGACCGTGTGGCGGCGGACGCGCAGGCGCGCAATTGGAAGGCCCCGTCCATCATTATCGTGGGCGGCGTTTGCTCCCTGCACGACAAGCTCGGCTGGTTCGAAAAGAAGCCCCTGCTCGGGCAAGGCGTTATTGTCACCCGCGCCCGGGAACAGGCCTCGGGCCTGGTGGGCGTGTTGCGCGGGCATGGCGCGTGCGTGCGCGAGTTCCCGACCATCTCGGTGGAGCCGCTGGACGACTACGCCGAGGTCGAGACCGCCATCCTGCAACTGGCCCGCTACCAGTGGGTGATCTTCACCTCGGTCAACGGCGTCAAATATTTCTGGCGGCAGCTTCGGGCCATCGGCCTGGATGCGCGCATCTTCGGCGGCATGCAGATCGCGGCCATCGGCCCGGCCACGGCGGACGAGCTGCGGGCGCGCGGCATCGAGCCGGACTTCATTCCTGAAAAATACGTGGCCGAACATGTGGTCAAAGGGCTGCTTGAACGCGGCGTCCAAGGGTCGGACGTGCTTATCCCCCGCGCCAAGGAGGCCCGCGAGGTCCTGCCTCGCGAACTCAAGGCGGCTGGTTGCAACGTCACGGTCCTGCCGGTCTACGAAACTCGGTTGGGCCAGGCCTCCGGCGACGAAATCATGGAGGCGCTCGGCGCGGGCGATATCCGCTATGTGACCTTCACCTCGTCGAGTACGGTGGAGAACTTCTTCGAACTGGTCCCGGCGGATGCCTTTAAAGCCTACCCGGATGTGCGGATCGCTTCCATCGGCCCGATCACTTCCGACACGGTCCGGCGGTTCGGCCTGACCCCGGCCATCGAGCCCGAGGACTACACCATCCCCGGCCTGGTGGACGCGCTGCTCAAGGACGCTGGCGGCCGCTAG
- a CDS encoding 3'-5' exonuclease → MPTLDDVRFVAIDFETADPKRDSACALGIVVVDRGEIVARDYRLIRPPRAKFNPFCVRVHGIHWSDVCDEPSFGDLWPELEPFFAGADFIVAHNAAFDKSVLYTCCRESGRAAPEQPFLCTVQLARKTWELASNKLPSVCEFLGIELNHHNAASDAEACALIAVNGLRQNPDYLCRVL, encoded by the coding sequence ATGCCCACATTGGACGACGTGCGGTTTGTGGCCATTGATTTCGAGACGGCGGATCCCAAGCGGGATTCGGCTTGCGCATTGGGCATCGTGGTGGTGGATCGGGGCGAGATCGTGGCCCGGGACTACCGCTTGATCCGCCCGCCCAGGGCCAAGTTCAACCCCTTTTGCGTCCGGGTGCACGGCATCCACTGGTCGGACGTTTGTGACGAGCCGAGTTTCGGCGACCTGTGGCCCGAACTGGAGCCGTTCTTTGCGGGCGCGGACTTCATCGTAGCCCACAACGCGGCCTTCGATAAGTCGGTGCTGTACACCTGCTGCCGGGAATCCGGCAGGGCCGCGCCGGAACAGCCGTTCTTGTGCACGGTGCAACTGGCGCGCAAGACCTGGGAACTGGCCTCGAACAAGCTGCCCAGCGTGTGCGAGTTCCTGGGCATCGAATTGAATCATCACAACGCGGCCTCGGACGCCGAGGCGTGCGCGCTCATCGCGGTGAACGGTCTGCGCCAGAACCCCGACTACCTGTGCAGGGTGCTGTGA
- the purN gene encoding phosphoribosylglycinamide formyltransferase, which yields MPMPIAVLVSGGGSNLQSIIDRIEAGMLDAEIKVVVSNKADAVGLTRARDHDIPTRVLLHTDFSSREAFDEEMVRAIRESGVNETGVVVMAGFMRIVTPVFLEPFRGRVVNIHPALLPSFPGVHGQADAADYGVKISGCTVHFVDEQMDHGPVIIQAAVPSLAGEDGNALGARILKLEHRIYPQALQWLAEGRLEMRGRFVHLKPACRKLAVQPPAGADVDTQALVWPPLEDGF from the coding sequence ATGCCAATGCCCATCGCCGTCCTCGTGTCCGGGGGCGGGTCCAACCTGCAATCCATCATCGACCGCATCGAAGCGGGCATGCTCGACGCCGAGATCAAAGTGGTGGTGTCCAACAAGGCCGACGCCGTCGGCCTGACCCGGGCGCGCGACCACGATATTCCCACTCGCGTGCTGCTGCATACGGATTTCAGTTCCCGCGAGGCGTTCGATGAGGAAATGGTCCGGGCCATCCGCGAATCGGGCGTGAACGAGACCGGCGTGGTGGTCATGGCCGGGTTTATGCGCATCGTCACCCCGGTTTTCCTGGAGCCGTTCCGGGGTCGCGTGGTCAACATCCATCCGGCTTTGCTGCCCAGTTTCCCCGGCGTGCACGGCCAGGCCGACGCCGCCGACTACGGGGTCAAGATTTCCGGCTGCACCGTGCACTTTGTGGACGAGCAGATGGACCACGGGCCGGTCATTATCCAGGCCGCCGTGCCGAGCCTGGCGGGCGAGGACGGAAACGCGCTGGGGGCGCGCATCCTCAAGCTGGAACACCGCATCTACCCCCAGGCCCTGCAATGGCTGGCCGAAGGCCGATTGGAAATGCGCGGCCGGTTCGTGCATCTCAAACCGGCCTGCCGCAAACTGGCCGTTCAGCCCCCGGCCGGTGCGGACGTGGATACCCAGGCCTTGGTCTGGCCGCCGCTGGAAGACGGTTTTTAG
- the cobM gene encoding precorrin-4 C(11)-methyltransferase — protein sequence MADVYFIGAGPGDPELLTVKGRRLIAEADLVLYAGSLVPAEVVAGAGDGARVADSAPMTLAQTHAIMAETVAAGGTVARVHTGDPSLYGAIREQMALLDAAGISYEVVPGVTSGFAAAAAAKRSYTVPEVTQTLIFTRLAGKTPVPEGEALRDLAAHGAAMCIYLSAGDPEGVQRELLAGGLDAATLVVMAFRVGWPDEKVVETELGVLAETARGNAFTRQTVFLVLPGQGREDTGKARSLLYDENFRHMYRA from the coding sequence ATGGCGGACGTCTATTTCATCGGGGCCGGGCCGGGCGATCCGGAGCTGTTGACCGTGAAGGGGCGGCGGCTCATCGCCGAAGCCGACCTGGTGCTCTATGCCGGGTCCCTGGTGCCCGCCGAAGTGGTGGCCGGAGCCGGGGACGGGGCGCGGGTGGCCGATTCCGCGCCCATGACCCTGGCGCAGACCCACGCGATCATGGCCGAGACCGTGGCCGCGGGCGGCACGGTGGCCCGGGTGCACACCGGCGACCCGTCGCTGTACGGGGCCATCCGCGAGCAGATGGCCCTGCTGGACGCGGCCGGAATTTCTTACGAGGTGGTGCCGGGCGTGACCTCCGGGTTCGCGGCGGCGGCCGCCGCCAAGCGCTCGTATACCGTGCCCGAGGTGACCCAGACGCTGATCTTCACTCGGCTGGCGGGCAAGACGCCGGTGCCCGAGGGCGAAGCCCTGCGCGACCTCGCGGCCCATGGTGCGGCCATGTGCATCTACCTGTCGGCGGGTGACCCCGAGGGGGTGCAGCGGGAACTGCTGGCCGGGGGATTGGACGCGGCCACCTTGGTGGTCATGGCTTTTCGCGTTGGCTGGCCCGACGAGAAGGTGGTCGAGACCGAACTGGGCGTACTGGCCGAGACCGCCCGGGGCAACGCTTTCACCCGCCAGACCGTGTTCCTGGTCCTGCCCGGCCAGGGCCGCGAGGACACGGGCAAAGCCCGGTCCCTGCTCTACGACGAAAATTTTCGGCACATGTACCGCGCCTGA
- a CDS encoding BPL-N domain-containing protein, translating into MSSIHIYWDESHFWGLLADRALSAWSIPHRLVRGSEIADGALAGKLGEVPAALLVPGGRAKGKADRLGARGMDAIREYVHGGGTYLGFCGGAGLALSGPYGLGLSPWTRKGYRNRLHHFLSGHVHARLNGGDDLVPDGMDEVLLPVWWPGRFDPVDPSVTVLARYGEPGPDFWVADLNLATLPRGTMADWEALYGVNLSPDFMKDAPVVAANDFGQGRVILSYAHLETPASNQANRWLSHLLSRILDEPEQAADTRGPVPAWDVAARPVLWEDAVLIRARRTMEEIIHTGSDHFLLFWRNPWLLGWRRGIPGAGVNTLYSLICESLAVEPNDGALTFWQEHRNRFKMLMDLLGNGLTGYLLAERLAMTVFHSDSGAVSKEGLREQRRALFGLPPEPGGIYADLAGMLEELYWRLTLPTSL; encoded by the coding sequence ATGTCAAGCATACATATATATTGGGACGAATCGCACTTCTGGGGGCTGCTGGCCGACCGGGCCTTGTCGGCCTGGTCCATTCCCCATCGGCTGGTGCGCGGCTCAGAAATAGCCGATGGCGCGCTTGCTGGCAAGCTCGGCGAAGTCCCGGCCGCCCTGCTCGTGCCCGGGGGACGGGCCAAGGGCAAGGCGGACCGGCTGGGCGCGCGGGGCATGGACGCGATCCGTGAATACGTTCACGGCGGCGGGACCTACCTCGGCTTCTGCGGCGGGGCAGGCTTGGCCCTTTCCGGCCCCTACGGGCTGGGGCTGTCGCCCTGGACGCGCAAGGGATACCGCAACCGGCTGCACCATTTCCTGTCGGGCCATGTGCATGCCCGGCTCAACGGCGGCGACGACCTGGTCCCGGACGGCATGGACGAGGTCCTGCTGCCGGTCTGGTGGCCGGGCCGGTTCGACCCCGTGGACCCGTCGGTGACGGTCCTGGCCCGCTACGGCGAGCCCGGCCCGGACTTCTGGGTGGCGGACCTCAACCTGGCCACCCTGCCCCGGGGGACCATGGCCGACTGGGAAGCCCTATATGGCGTAAACCTGAGCCCGGACTTCATGAAGGACGCGCCCGTGGTGGCCGCCAACGATTTCGGGCAAGGCCGGGTCATCCTGAGCTACGCCCACCTGGAGACTCCCGCCTCCAACCAGGCCAACCGCTGGCTCTCCCACCTCCTGAGCCGCATCCTCGACGAGCCGGAGCAGGCGGCCGATACGCGCGGCCCGGTCCCGGCCTGGGACGTAGCCGCCCGGCCGGTCCTCTGGGAGGACGCCGTGCTCATCCGCGCCCGCCGGACCATGGAGGAAATCATCCACACCGGGTCCGACCACTTCCTGCTCTTCTGGCGCAATCCATGGCTGTTGGGCTGGCGGCGCGGCATCCCGGGCGCAGGCGTCAACACCCTGTACTCGCTGATCTGCGAGTCGCTGGCCGTCGAGCCGAACGACGGGGCGTTGACCTTCTGGCAGGAACACCGCAATCGCTTCAAGATGCTCATGGACCTGCTCGGCAACGGACTGACCGGCTACCTCCTGGCCGAACGGCTGGCCATGACCGTGTTCCACTCGGACTCCGGCGCGGTCTCCAAGGAGGGCTTGCGGGAACAGCGCCGCGCCCTGTTCGGCCTGCCCCCGGAGCCGGGCGGCATCTACGCGGACCTGGCCGGGATGCTTGAAGAGCTCTACTGGCGGCTGACTCTGCCCACATCCCTGTAA
- a CDS encoding valine--tRNA ligase, producing the protein MARKELAKAYEPWDVEEKWESHWEADKTFTPDPDGPGDPYSIVIPPPNVTGVLHMGHALNLTLMDILCRFNRQQGKNVLWVPGTDHAGIATQNVVERQLKAEGLTRDDLGREKFIERVWEWRKEKGDHIQSQIRRIGASVDWTRECFTFDDQRAKAVRKVFVDLYNQGLVYKGDYIINWCNRCHTALADDEVEHENKPGHLHHIKYSLADGSGDLIIATTRPETMLGDTAIAVNPDDERFNHLIGKTAILPLVGKELPIIGDNYVDVEFGTGCLKVTPAHDMNDWELGRKHNLEVISVLTEEGLINENAPEKYRGMTVLEARAAVMADLEAEGRVVEVAEHEHSVGVCYRCKSVIEPHVSTQWFVSMKPLAEKARAAVPSRTQIFPEHWTKTYYDWLDNIRDWCISRQIWWGHRIPAWTCEECGEIVVAMDDPTTCTKCGSSRLVQEEDVLDTWFSSALWPFSTMGWPDETKELAKYYPTSCLVTGFDILFFWVARMMMMGLQFMGEIPFHHVYIHALVRDEQGKKMSKSTGNVIDPLDMIGKYGADALRFTLTSFAAMGRDIKLSEQRIEGYKHFMNKVWNATRFAMMNLPDEIPDADVLDASDLADRWILHRLEEVKASIATATEEYRFNEIAQILYKFIWSEFCDWYLEMIKPSLYGEDERAKAATQRVLWTVLSEIMILLHPVTPFITQEIWSVLPRPAGDDRSDDIATLPFPEKRPDCLDPKAVAEMELFMGVVSGTRNIRTELLIEPAKKLDLLIRTVSDEDKAVLEANRDLIKALARIENLTIGPDAKGPKASGAAVVQGNELSVPLEGVVDFDAELARLDKNLAKLEKTMKGVSGKLKNPGFVNNAPAEVVEGEKTKLAEMEEEKTKLTQLKARLESVMG; encoded by the coding sequence ATGGCCCGGAAAGAGTTAGCCAAAGCCTACGAACCGTGGGATGTGGAAGAGAAATGGGAATCCCATTGGGAAGCGGACAAGACCTTCACCCCGGACCCGGACGGGCCGGGCGACCCCTATTCCATCGTCATCCCGCCGCCCAACGTCACCGGTGTCCTGCACATGGGCCACGCCTTGAACCTGACCCTGATGGACATTCTCTGCCGGTTCAACCGCCAGCAGGGTAAAAACGTGCTCTGGGTGCCCGGTACCGATCATGCGGGCATCGCCACCCAGAACGTGGTTGAGCGTCAGCTCAAGGCCGAGGGGCTGACCCGCGACGACCTGGGCCGCGAGAAGTTCATCGAGCGCGTCTGGGAATGGCGCAAGGAGAAGGGCGACCACATCCAGAGCCAGATCCGGCGCATCGGTGCCTCCGTGGACTGGACCCGCGAGTGTTTCACCTTCGACGACCAGCGCGCCAAGGCCGTGCGCAAGGTCTTTGTTGATCTCTACAATCAGGGGCTGGTCTACAAGGGCGACTACATCATCAACTGGTGCAACCGCTGCCACACCGCCCTGGCCGACGACGAAGTCGAGCACGAGAACAAGCCGGGCCATCTGCATCACATCAAATATTCCCTGGCCGACGGTTCCGGCGACCTGATTATCGCCACGACCCGCCCCGAGACCATGCTGGGCGATACCGCCATCGCCGTGAACCCGGACGACGAGCGGTTCAACCACCTGATCGGCAAGACCGCCATCCTGCCCCTGGTGGGCAAGGAACTGCCCATCATCGGCGACAACTACGTGGACGTCGAATTCGGCACCGGCTGCCTCAAGGTCACTCCGGCGCACGACATGAACGACTGGGAGTTGGGCCGCAAGCACAACCTGGAAGTCATCTCCGTGCTGACCGAGGAGGGGCTGATCAATGAGAATGCGCCCGAGAAGTACCGGGGCATGACCGTGCTGGAGGCCCGCGCGGCGGTCATGGCCGACCTGGAGGCCGAGGGCCGTGTGGTGGAGGTCGCCGAACACGAGCATTCCGTGGGCGTCTGTTACCGCTGCAAGTCCGTGATCGAGCCGCACGTCTCCACCCAATGGTTCGTGTCCATGAAGCCGCTGGCCGAGAAGGCGCGCGCCGCCGTGCCCTCCCGGACGCAGATTTTCCCGGAGCACTGGACCAAGACCTACTACGATTGGCTGGACAACATCCGCGACTGGTGCATCTCCCGCCAGATATGGTGGGGGCACCGCATCCCGGCCTGGACCTGCGAGGAGTGCGGCGAGATCGTCGTGGCCATGGATGATCCGACCACGTGCACCAAGTGCGGCTCCTCCCGGCTCGTCCAGGAAGAGGACGTGCTGGACACCTGGTTTTCCTCGGCCCTGTGGCCGTTCTCGACCATGGGCTGGCCCGACGAGACCAAGGAACTGGCCAAATATTACCCGACCTCCTGCCTGGTCACCGGCTTCGACATCCTCTTCTTCTGGGTGGCCCGCATGATGATGATGGGCCTTCAGTTCATGGGCGAGATCCCGTTTCACCATGTCTACATCCACGCCTTGGTCCGCGACGAGCAGGGCAAGAAGATGTCCAAGTCCACGGGCAACGTCATCGACCCCCTGGACATGATCGGGAAATACGGGGCCGACGCCCTGCGCTTCACCCTGACGAGCTTCGCGGCCATGGGCCGGGACATCAAGCTCTCGGAACAGCGCATCGAAGGCTACAAGCATTTCATGAACAAGGTCTGGAACGCCACCCGGTTCGCCATGATGAACCTGCCTGACGAGATCCCCGACGCCGATGTGCTTGATGCCTCGGACCTGGCCGACCGCTGGATTCTGCATCGCCTGGAGGAGGTCAAGGCGTCCATCGCCACGGCCACCGAGGAGTACCGCTTCAACGAGATCGCCCAGATCCTGTACAAGTTCATCTGGTCCGAGTTCTGCGACTGGTACCTGGAGATGATCAAACCCTCCCTGTACGGCGAGGACGAGCGGGCCAAGGCGGCCACGCAGCGGGTCCTGTGGACCGTGCTGTCCGAGATCATGATCCTGCTTCATCCGGTGACCCCGTTCATCACCCAGGAAATCTGGTCTGTCCTGCCCCGCCCGGCGGGCGACGACCGGAGCGACGACATCGCCACCCTGCCCTTCCCGGAAAAGCGGCCCGACTGCCTGGACCCCAAGGCCGTGGCGGAGATGGAGCTGTTCATGGGCGTGGTCTCCGGCACCCGGAACATCCGCACCGAACTGCTCATCGAACCGGCCAAGAAACTCGACCTGCTCATCCGGACCGTCAGCGACGAAGACAAGGCGGTGCTCGAGGCCAACCGTGACCTGATCAAGGCCCTGGCCCGCATCGAGAACCTGACCATCGGCCCGGACGCCAAGGGCCCCAAGGCCTCGGGCGCGGCCGTGGTCCAGGGCAACGAACTGTCCGTGCCGCTGGAGGGCGTGGTCGATTTCGACGCCGAACTGGCCCGGCTGGACAAGAACCTGGCCAAGCTCGAAAAGACCATGAAGGGCGTGTCCGGCAAGCTCAAGAATCCCGGCTTCGTCAACAACGCCCCGGCCGAGGTGGTCGAGGGCGAAAAGACCAAGCTGGCCGAAATGGAAGAGGAAAAGACCAAGCTGACCCAGCTCAAGGCGCGGCTCGAGTCCGTGATGGGTTAG